In Streptomyces sp. P3, one DNA window encodes the following:
- a CDS encoding DUF4232 domain-containing protein: MRAVPITVTALAAALLLTACGGGDDSGSGGDESKPASSPGAAGSACAAGDLGQEVGPVDAAPAAGDTGNVTVTLTNKGKECTLTGFPKVELRAGDASATAAQDEAAAPQPLTLPAQGTASFTITYVRGAGSGEKSLAVKTVEYGLPKASSTADFPWSYGDVALKSEGVADATVSAFHQAGD; the protein is encoded by the coding sequence ATGCGCGCCGTTCCCATCACCGTCACCGCTCTCGCCGCGGCCCTGCTCCTCACCGCCTGCGGAGGCGGCGACGACAGCGGCTCCGGCGGCGACGAGAGCAAGCCCGCGAGCTCCCCCGGGGCCGCCGGATCCGCCTGCGCGGCCGGCGACCTCGGCCAGGAGGTCGGCCCCGTCGACGCCGCGCCCGCCGCCGGGGACACCGGCAACGTCACCGTCACGCTCACCAACAAGGGCAAGGAGTGCACCCTGACCGGCTTCCCCAAGGTCGAGCTCCGGGCCGGCGACGCCTCCGCGACCGCGGCGCAGGACGAGGCCGCCGCACCGCAGCCCCTGACCCTCCCGGCGCAGGGCACCGCCTCCTTCACGATCACCTACGTGCGCGGCGCGGGCAGCGGCGAGAAGTCCCTCGCCGTGAAGACCGTCGAGTACGGCCTGCCGAAGGCCTCGTCCACCGCGGACTTCCCCTGGTCTTACGGTGACGTCGCGCTCAAGAGCGAGGGCGTGGCGGACGCGACGGTCAGCGCCTTCCACCAGGCGGGCGACTGA
- a CDS encoding DUF397 domain-containing protein produces the protein MTATQLYGVAWQKSRHSNSQGSCVEFARLPGGDVAVRNSRFPDGPALVYTRAEIEAMLLGIKDGEFDHLIGG, from the coding sequence ATGACGGCCACACAGCTGTACGGGGTTGCCTGGCAGAAGAGCCGGCACAGCAACTCGCAGGGTTCCTGCGTGGAGTTCGCGCGACTGCCGGGCGGTGACGTCGCGGTGCGCAACTCGCGCTTTCCGGACGGTCCGGCGCTCGTCTACACGCGCGCGGAGATCGAGGCCATGCTCCTGGGCATCAAGGACGGCGAGTTCGACCACCTGATCGGCGGCTGA
- a CDS encoding aldehyde dehydrogenase family protein gives MSSSYFTDLAQQYIDGKWRPGTGSWDIIDFNPYDGEKLASITIATVDEVDEAYRAAARAQRQWAATNAYARRTVFEKVLRLVEEREAEISEILVAEAGGTLGKAAFELHLAKEFLRESIHLSLRPEGRILPSPVDGKENRVYREPVGVVAVISPFNVPFLLSLKSVAPALALGNSVVLKPHQNTPISGGTVIAKLFEDAGLPPGLLNVVVTDIAEIGDAFLEHPVPRVISFTGSDKVGRHVATVAASHFKRSVIELGGNSAFVVLDDADVDYAVDAAVFSRFVHQGQVCMAANRILVDRSLADEFTEKFVAKVRTLKAGDPRDPQTLIGPVINSQQAEAVSGAVAQAIAEGATALLHGATTDNLVEPSVLADLPLDSALLQQEVFGPVAFINTFDGEAEALRIANDTPYGLSGAVHTRDVERGVAFAKQVVTGMFHVNDATVHDEPIVPFGGEKSSGVGRLNGESTLESFTTTKWISVQHGRSGFPF, from the coding sequence ATGTCGTCGTCCTACTTCACCGACCTGGCCCAGCAGTACATCGACGGTAAGTGGCGTCCGGGGACGGGCTCCTGGGACATCATCGACTTCAATCCCTATGACGGTGAGAAGCTCGCCTCGATCACCATTGCCACCGTCGACGAGGTCGACGAGGCCTACCGGGCAGCCGCCCGCGCGCAGCGTCAGTGGGCCGCAACCAACGCCTACGCCCGCCGCACGGTGTTCGAGAAGGTGCTGCGGCTGGTCGAGGAGCGCGAGGCGGAGATCAGCGAGATCCTCGTCGCCGAGGCCGGCGGCACCCTCGGCAAGGCGGCCTTCGAGCTGCACCTCGCCAAGGAGTTCCTGCGCGAATCGATCCACCTGTCGCTGCGCCCCGAGGGCCGCATCCTGCCCTCGCCGGTCGACGGCAAGGAGAACCGCGTCTACCGCGAGCCGGTCGGCGTGGTCGCCGTGATCAGCCCCTTCAACGTGCCGTTCCTGCTGTCGCTGAAGTCCGTCGCCCCCGCGCTGGCCCTCGGCAACTCCGTGGTGCTCAAGCCGCACCAGAACACCCCGATATCCGGCGGCACGGTGATCGCCAAGCTGTTCGAGGACGCCGGACTTCCCCCGGGCCTGCTGAACGTCGTGGTGACCGACATCGCCGAGATCGGCGACGCCTTCCTGGAGCACCCGGTCCCGCGGGTCATCTCCTTCACCGGCTCCGACAAGGTCGGCCGGCACGTCGCGACGGTCGCCGCCTCGCACTTCAAGCGGTCCGTCATCGAACTCGGCGGCAACAGCGCCTTCGTCGTCCTCGACGACGCCGACGTGGACTACGCGGTGGACGCGGCCGTCTTCAGCCGTTTCGTCCACCAGGGCCAGGTCTGCATGGCGGCCAACCGCATCCTGGTCGACCGTTCGCTCGCCGACGAGTTCACCGAGAAGTTCGTCGCCAAGGTGCGGACGCTGAAGGCCGGCGACCCGCGCGACCCGCAGACCCTCATCGGCCCGGTCATCAACTCCCAGCAGGCGGAGGCCGTCTCCGGCGCGGTCGCGCAGGCGATCGCCGAGGGCGCGACCGCCCTGCTGCACGGAGCGACCACCGACAACCTCGTCGAGCCGTCCGTCCTCGCCGATCTGCCGCTCGACTCCGCCCTGCTCCAGCAGGAGGTCTTCGGTCCGGTCGCCTTCATCAACACCTTCGACGGCGAGGCGGAGGCCCTCCGTATCGCCAACGACACGCCGTACGGCCTGAGCGGCGCCGTCCACACCCGTGACGTCGAGCGCGGCGTCGCCTTCGCCAAGCAGGTCGTGACCGGCATGTTCCACGTCAACGACGCCACCGTGCACGACGAGCCGATCGTCCCGTTCGGCGGCGAGAAGAGCTCCGGTGTCGGCCGTCTCAACGGCGAGAGCACCCTGGAGTCCTTCACCACCACCAAGTGGATCTCGGTCCAGCACGGTCGCAGCGGCTTCCCCTTCTAG
- a CDS encoding PadR family transcriptional regulator, whose protein sequence is MSAIRLLVLGAVRQHGRAHGYQVRSDLEYWGAHEWSNAKPGSIYHALKQMAKQGLLREHETAPSTAGGPPRTEYEVTEAGVEEYFRLLREALVSYDQKTDVKSAAIGFVVDLPRAEAVSLLEERVRGIEAWRSAVTEHYVPEEGPGRLGHIGEIMNLWLHTADAEAEWARGLIARIEGGAYTFAGEGEPFVGVLAPGEENPYATRERHPGDWH, encoded by the coding sequence ATGTCAGCGATCCGTCTCCTCGTCCTCGGCGCCGTGCGCCAGCACGGGCGGGCCCACGGCTACCAGGTGCGCAGCGACCTGGAGTACTGGGGCGCCCACGAGTGGTCCAACGCCAAGCCGGGCTCGATCTACCACGCCCTGAAGCAGATGGCGAAGCAGGGCCTGCTGCGTGAGCACGAGACGGCCCCGTCCACCGCGGGCGGCCCGCCGCGCACCGAGTACGAGGTCACCGAGGCGGGCGTCGAGGAGTACTTCCGGCTGCTGCGCGAGGCGCTGGTCTCCTACGACCAGAAGACGGACGTGAAGTCCGCCGCCATCGGCTTCGTGGTCGACCTCCCGCGGGCGGAGGCCGTCTCGCTCCTGGAGGAGCGCGTGCGCGGCATCGAGGCGTGGCGATCGGCCGTCACCGAGCACTACGTCCCCGAGGAGGGACCCGGCCGGCTGGGCCACATCGGCGAGATCATGAACCTCTGGCTCCACACGGCCGACGCCGAGGCGGAGTGGGCCCGCGGCCTGATCGCGCGGATCGAGGGCGGGGCGTACACCTTCGCGGGTGAGGGCGAGCCGTTCGTCGGCGTGCTCGCGCCGGGCGAGGAGAACCCGTATGCGACCAGGGAGCGGCATCCCGGGGACTGGCACTAA
- a CDS encoding DUF2786 domain-containing protein, with translation MSSTSSDPAGAVERALRTALYDTADAALDSGASLLAADPAADAALARRGTEFVAALWRRGWQPADLVRIVRRDLEGAHVGLVAALVRAQARDDRARGRRWAAQLAELPAGPPPSADRFSHATVVLELYRLLLRLPGLDPLDEPGHGRGHRRGPAAGSPADSSARMLTRIRALLAKAEATGFPEEAEALTAKAQELMARHSVDEALLDARAPAPDAPGACRIGVEPPYEQAKAVLLDAVADANHCRAVWNEPFAFSTVVGFEADLEAVELLYTSLLVQAQSAMAKAESAQRASGRRRTKTFRQSFLAAYAHRVGARLTAAVETQVCDDLLPVLASREVAVTAATDRMFPRTVSTRLRGVTDEAGWTEGAEAADRARVRSRPRLP, from the coding sequence GTGAGCAGCACCAGCAGCGACCCGGCCGGCGCCGTCGAACGCGCCCTGCGGACCGCCCTCTACGACACGGCCGACGCCGCCCTCGACTCCGGCGCGTCCCTTCTCGCCGCCGATCCCGCCGCCGACGCCGCGCTCGCGCGGCGCGGCACGGAGTTCGTGGCGGCGCTCTGGCGGCGCGGCTGGCAGCCCGCGGACCTCGTGCGGATCGTGCGGCGCGACCTGGAGGGCGCCCATGTGGGCCTCGTCGCGGCACTGGTCCGCGCGCAGGCGCGCGACGACCGGGCGCGCGGTCGCCGGTGGGCGGCCCAGCTGGCGGAGCTGCCCGCGGGCCCGCCCCCGTCCGCGGACCGTTTCTCGCACGCCACGGTGGTCCTGGAGCTCTACCGGCTGCTGCTGCGCCTGCCCGGCCTCGACCCTCTCGACGAGCCGGGGCACGGGCGCGGTCACCGGCGGGGGCCGGCGGCCGGGTCGCCCGCGGACTCCTCCGCCCGCATGCTCACCCGTATCCGGGCGCTGCTCGCCAAGGCCGAGGCGACCGGCTTCCCGGAGGAGGCCGAGGCGCTCACGGCGAAGGCGCAGGAGCTGATGGCCCGGCACAGCGTCGACGAGGCGCTGCTCGACGCCCGGGCGCCGGCCCCGGACGCGCCCGGCGCCTGCCGGATCGGCGTCGAGCCGCCGTACGAGCAGGCCAAGGCGGTGCTGCTGGACGCGGTCGCCGACGCCAACCACTGCCGGGCGGTGTGGAACGAGCCGTTCGCCTTCTCCACGGTCGTCGGCTTCGAGGCGGACCTCGAGGCGGTGGAACTGCTCTACACCTCGTTGCTGGTGCAGGCGCAGTCGGCGATGGCGAAGGCGGAGTCGGCGCAGCGGGCGAGCGGCCGCCGGCGGACCAAGACCTTCCGGCAGTCGTTCCTGGCCGCGTACGCCCACCGTGTCGGCGCCCGCCTCACGGCCGCCGTGGAGACCCAGGTCTGCGACGACCTGCTGCCGGTCCTCGCCTCACGCGAGGTCGCGGTCACCGCGGCGACGGACCGCATGTTCCCGCGGACGGTCTCCACCCGCCTGCGCGGGGTCACCGACGAGGCGGGCTGGACCGAGGGCGCCGAGGCGGCGGACCGGGCCCGCGTGCGGTCCCGGCCACGCCTGCCGTGA
- a CDS encoding DUF4097 family beta strand repeat-containing protein, with protein MQKFATAAPVSVVLDVPAGRVRFIAADRADTTVEVLPADATRSRDVKAAEETSVEFADGALRITGPAKNQLLGASGALEVTVQLPVGSHVEATTAAGEFRGVGRLGDVAFQGAQGTVKIDEAASARLTLLAGDVFVGRLTGSARISTQKGDLHIAEAVHGTVDLRTEAGAITVGAARGVSATLDAGTTYGRIHNALANTDGAAAGLAIQATTAYGDITARSV; from the coding sequence ATGCAGAAGTTCGCCACCGCCGCCCCGGTCTCCGTCGTCCTCGACGTTCCGGCGGGACGTGTCCGGTTCATCGCCGCCGACCGGGCCGACACCACGGTCGAGGTACTGCCCGCGGACGCCACCAGGAGCCGCGACGTGAAGGCGGCCGAGGAGACCTCGGTGGAGTTCGCCGACGGCGCCCTGCGGATCACGGGCCCCGCGAAGAACCAGCTCCTCGGTGCCTCCGGGGCCCTCGAAGTGACCGTCCAGCTGCCCGTCGGCTCGCACGTCGAGGCGACGACCGCCGCCGGTGAGTTCCGCGGCGTCGGCCGGCTCGGCGACGTCGCCTTCCAGGGCGCGCAGGGCACGGTCAAGATCGACGAGGCCGCGAGCGCCCGGCTCACCCTTCTCGCCGGCGACGTCTTCGTCGGCCGCCTCACCGGCTCCGCCCGGATCAGCACCCAGAAGGGCGACCTGCACATCGCCGAAGCCGTGCACGGCACGGTCGACCTGCGCACCGAGGCCGGCGCCATCACCGTCGGCGCCGCCCGCGGAGTCTCCGCCACACTCGACGCCGGCACCACCTACGGCCGCATCCACAACGCCCTCGCCAACACCGACGGCGCCGCCGCCGGCCTCGCCATCCAGGCCACCACCGCCTACGGCGACATCACCGCCCGCAGCGTCTGA
- a CDS encoding bifunctional 3'-5' exonuclease/DNA polymerase, which translates to MADRWALAPAEDGGVELAPLGADGLPAGPSLREPDLARAVRERPGVVRWVWRSTSEVYPRLLDAGVRVDRCYDVEDAETLLLGHEGRLGEPRSAAAALARLRGGPVPPDPPQRSAEPGAQSSLFEPRAAAGLPLADLLAVYAEQQRRHERTEHPARMRLLTASESAGMLVAAEMNRAGLPWSAQVHRELLDDLLGERYAGGEPRRLAELADEVSAAFGRRVRPDLPADVVKAFGQAGIRVRSTRRWEIQSLDHPAVKPLLEYKKLYRIRVAHGWSWLQDWVRDGRFRPEFLAHGTVTGRWVTNGGGALQIPKVIRRAVVADPGWRFVVADADQMEPRVLAAISRDPGLMEVAGRESDLYQSVSDRAFSGDRDQAKIAVLGAVYGQTSGDGLKNLAALRRRFPRAVEYVDEAARAGKEGRLVRTWLGRTCPPAVGAVEAEEAGIPVDDPGGPAEEESADDRQWTPGYASTDARARGRFARNFVVQGSAADWALLLLAALRRACADMAAELVFFQHDEVIVHCPREEADTVVSAIREASDLAGRLTFGETPVRFPFTTAVVECYADAK; encoded by the coding sequence ATGGCCGACCGGTGGGCGCTCGCTCCGGCCGAGGACGGTGGCGTGGAACTCGCCCCCCTCGGTGCGGACGGCCTGCCCGCCGGCCCGTCGCTGCGCGAGCCGGATCTGGCCCGGGCCGTGCGGGAGCGGCCGGGCGTCGTGCGCTGGGTCTGGCGTTCCACGTCCGAGGTCTACCCGCGCCTGCTCGACGCGGGCGTGCGGGTCGACCGCTGTTACGACGTGGAGGACGCCGAGACGCTCCTGCTCGGCCACGAGGGCCGGTTGGGCGAGCCCCGGTCGGCGGCCGCCGCACTGGCCCGGCTGCGCGGCGGGCCCGTCCCGCCGGACCCGCCGCAGCGCTCGGCCGAGCCCGGCGCCCAGTCCTCGCTGTTCGAACCGCGGGCCGCCGCGGGACTGCCGCTGGCGGACCTGCTCGCCGTCTACGCGGAGCAGCAGCGCAGGCACGAGCGGACCGAGCACCCGGCGCGGATGCGGCTGCTGACGGCGTCCGAGTCGGCGGGGATGCTGGTGGCCGCCGAGATGAACCGGGCCGGGCTGCCGTGGAGCGCGCAGGTGCACCGCGAGCTCCTGGACGACCTGCTCGGCGAGCGGTACGCGGGCGGCGAGCCCCGGCGGCTGGCGGAGCTGGCGGACGAGGTGTCGGCCGCCTTCGGCCGCCGCGTCCGCCCCGACCTTCCGGCGGACGTCGTGAAGGCCTTCGGCCAGGCCGGGATCCGGGTGCGGTCCACCAGGCGCTGGGAGATCCAGTCCCTCGACCATCCGGCCGTGAAGCCGCTGCTCGAGTACAAGAAGCTGTATCGCATCCGGGTGGCCCACGGATGGTCCTGGCTGCAGGACTGGGTGCGGGACGGGCGGTTCAGGCCTGAGTTCCTCGCGCACGGCACGGTCACCGGACGCTGGGTCACCAACGGCGGGGGCGCCCTGCAGATCCCGAAGGTCATCCGGCGGGCGGTGGTCGCCGATCCCGGCTGGCGGTTCGTGGTCGCCGACGCCGACCAGATGGAGCCGCGCGTGCTGGCGGCGATCTCCCGCGACCCCGGGCTGATGGAGGTGGCGGGCCGGGAGAGCGACCTCTACCAGTCCGTCTCGGACCGCGCCTTCTCCGGCGACCGCGACCAGGCCAAGATCGCCGTGCTCGGCGCGGTCTACGGACAGACCTCCGGCGACGGCCTGAAGAACCTCGCCGCCCTGCGCCGCCGCTTCCCGCGCGCGGTGGAGTACGTCGACGAGGCGGCCCGGGCCGGCAAGGAGGGCCGGCTGGTGCGCACCTGGCTGGGCCGCACGTGCCCGCCGGCCGTCGGGGCGGTCGAGGCCGAGGAGGCCGGCATCCCCGTCGACGACCCCGGCGGGCCCGCCGAGGAGGAGAGCGCCGACGACCGCCAGTGGACGCCCGGTTACGCCTCCACCGACGCCCGGGCGCGCGGCCGGTTCGCCCGCAACTTCGTCGTCCAGGGCAGCGCCGCCGACTGGGCGCTGCTGCTGCTCGCCGCACTGCGGCGGGCCTGTGCGGACATGGCGGCGGAACTCGTCTTCTTCCAGCACGACGAGGTGATCGTGCACTGTCCGCGGGAGGAGGCCGACACGGTCGTGTCCGCGATCCGGGAGGCGTCCGACCTGGCCGGACGGCTGACGTTCGGGGAGACGCCGGTGCGGTTCCCGTTCACGACGGCGGTGGTGGAGTGCTACGCCGACGCCAAGTGA
- a CDS encoding helix-turn-helix domain-containing protein yields MPGGRLTQQERQQIASGLADGLAYAEIARRLDRPTSTITREVMRNGGPTAYRADLAHRATERRAHRRRQTAPRGPDTFPQAHGRDDEAVREYEEAFTTVLMASGMPKMMSRVMACLTLTDTGSLTASDLVRRLQVSPASVSKAITYLEEQAFVRRERDERRRERYVVDDDVWYQSMLASARALTQVIDIARQGVGILGPATPAAARLENIARFLDFVSESTIRAAEQARAVLHTKADAAAEAREGADEGAATPAPTRDESTRAQASR; encoded by the coding sequence ATGCCGGGAGGCAGGCTCACCCAGCAGGAACGTCAGCAGATCGCGTCGGGGCTGGCCGACGGCCTCGCCTACGCGGAGATCGCCAGACGTCTGGACCGTCCCACCTCGACGATCACGCGCGAGGTGATGCGCAACGGCGGCCCCACCGCCTACCGTGCCGACCTGGCGCATCGGGCGACCGAGCGCCGTGCCCATCGCCGCAGGCAGACCGCGCCCCGCGGGCCGGACACGTTCCCGCAGGCCCACGGTCGCGACGACGAGGCCGTGCGCGAGTACGAGGAGGCGTTCACCACCGTCCTCATGGCCTCGGGCATGCCGAAGATGATGTCCAGGGTCATGGCCTGCCTCACCCTCACCGACACGGGCAGCCTCACCGCGTCCGATCTCGTGCGGCGCCTCCAGGTCAGCCCCGCGTCCGTCTCCAAGGCGATCACGTACCTCGAGGAGCAGGCCTTCGTCCGCCGGGAGCGCGACGAACGCCGCCGCGAGCGCTACGTGGTCGACGACGACGTCTGGTACCAGTCGATGCTGGCCAGCGCCCGGGCTCTCACCCAGGTGATCGACATCGCGCGGCAGGGCGTCGGGATCCTCGGCCCCGCCACCCCGGCCGCCGCCCGCCTGGAGAACATCGCCCGCTTCCTGGACTTCGTCAGCGAGAGCACCATCCGGGCGGCGGAGCAGGCCCGCGCGGTGCTGCACACGAAAGCCGACGCCGCGGCGGAGGCTCGAGAGGGGGCGGACGAAGGCGCCGCCACCCCGGCTCCGACCCGCGACGAGAGCACGCGGGCACAGGCGTCGCGCTGA
- a CDS encoding D-2-hydroxyacid dehydrogenase family protein, translating to MPFRCAVLDDFQNAARTAADWSVPGEEVEIVPFTEHFGDEDELAAALAGFDCVVTLRERVAFPASLLDRLPRLRLLIASGMRNSVIDFPAARANGVTVCGTESSSTPPVELTWALLLGLARGLVQESTALREGGPWQSTVGADLHGRRLGLLGLGKIGGLVARVGLAFGMEVSAWSQNLTEERAREVGVRPAASKEELLSESDFVSVHLALGERTRGLLGPAELALLKPTAYLVNTSRAAIVDQEALLTALREGRIAGAGVDVYDVEPLPVGHPMRTAPRLLATPHLGYVSRANYERYYGQAAEDIRAYLAGSPVRVLG from the coding sequence GTGCCCTTCCGCTGTGCCGTACTCGACGACTTCCAGAACGCCGCGAGAACCGCCGCCGACTGGTCCGTGCCCGGCGAGGAGGTAGAGATCGTCCCCTTCACCGAGCACTTCGGCGACGAGGACGAACTCGCCGCGGCACTGGCCGGCTTCGACTGCGTGGTCACCCTGCGCGAACGCGTCGCCTTCCCCGCGTCGTTGCTGGACCGGCTCCCCCGGCTGCGGCTGCTGATCGCCTCCGGCATGCGCAACTCGGTGATCGACTTCCCGGCGGCGAGGGCGAACGGGGTGACCGTCTGCGGCACCGAGAGCTCGTCGACCCCGCCGGTCGAGCTGACCTGGGCGCTGCTGCTCGGTCTCGCGCGCGGACTGGTGCAGGAGAGCACCGCCCTGCGCGAGGGCGGGCCCTGGCAGTCGACGGTGGGCGCGGACCTGCACGGGCGGCGGCTCGGACTGCTGGGACTGGGGAAGATCGGCGGCCTGGTGGCCCGGGTGGGCCTCGCCTTCGGCATGGAGGTGAGCGCCTGGAGCCAGAACCTGACGGAGGAACGGGCGCGGGAGGTCGGCGTGCGTCCGGCCGCCTCCAAGGAGGAACTGCTGTCCGAGAGCGACTTCGTGTCGGTCCACCTCGCGCTGGGCGAGCGCACCCGGGGGCTGCTCGGCCCCGCCGAACTCGCGCTGCTCAAGCCGACGGCCTACCTGGTGAACACCTCGCGCGCGGCGATCGTCGACCAGGAGGCGCTGCTGACGGCACTGCGGGAGGGGCGCATCGCGGGAGCGGGGGTGGACGTCTACGACGTCGAGCCGCTCCCCGTCGGCCATCCGATGCGGACGGCTCCCCGTCTGCTGGCCACTCCCCATCTCGGGTACGTGTCCCGGGCCAACTACGAGCGCTACTACGGACAGGCGGCGGAGGACATCCGCGCGTACCTGGCGGGGTCACCGGTACGGGTGCTGGGGTAG
- a CDS encoding YafY family protein: MLETSARLLRLLSLLQSRPDWPGPELAERLGVTTRTVRRDADRLRELGYPVRSLAGPGGGYQLGVGAALPPLLLDDDEAVAVTVGLRAAASGSVAGFEETSLRALAKLEQVLPSRLKHRVAAMQSAILPLTASGPAVDANLLAVLAAACRGHESVRFGYQGRTRRVEPYRLVHTGRRWYLLAFDLERDDWRTFRLDRVDAAPQSGPRFTPRPGPAEDLNAYLTDKLSSAPYRCRATILFHCPVEALAEHTSPTAGRLERYDDRSCLFHTGAATLDEIALHIALKGVDFEVLDPPELGDHLRALAARLTRAADRTPPPP, translated from the coding sequence ATGCTCGAGACCTCGGCCCGATTACTGCGGCTGCTCTCCCTGCTGCAGTCCCGTCCCGACTGGCCGGGCCCGGAACTGGCCGAGCGGCTGGGCGTGACGACGCGCACCGTGCGCCGGGACGCGGACCGGCTGCGCGAGCTGGGCTACCCGGTGCGTTCCCTGGCCGGCCCCGGCGGCGGTTACCAGCTCGGCGTCGGCGCGGCGCTGCCGCCGCTGCTGCTGGACGACGACGAGGCCGTCGCGGTGACCGTAGGACTGCGGGCCGCGGCGTCCGGCTCGGTGGCGGGCTTCGAGGAGACCTCGCTCAGGGCACTGGCCAAGCTCGAACAGGTGCTGCCCTCACGGCTGAAGCACCGGGTGGCGGCGATGCAGTCGGCGATCCTGCCGCTGACGGCGTCCGGCCCGGCCGTGGACGCGAACCTGCTGGCGGTGCTGGCCGCCGCCTGCCGGGGACACGAGAGCGTGCGCTTCGGCTACCAGGGCAGGACGCGCCGCGTCGAGCCGTACCGGCTGGTCCACACCGGCCGCCGCTGGTACCTGCTGGCCTTCGACCTGGAGCGCGACGACTGGCGCACGTTCCGTCTCGACCGCGTCGACGCCGCCCCGCAGTCCGGGCCCCGGTTCACCCCGCGGCCGGGCCCCGCCGAGGACCTGAACGCCTACCTCACCGACAAGCTGTCCTCGGCCCCCTACCGCTGCCGGGCGACCATCCTCTTCCACTGCCCGGTGGAAGCCCTCGCCGAGCACACCTCCCCCACCGCCGGTCGTCTGGAGCGGTACGACGACCGCTCCTGTCTGTTCCACACGGGCGCCGCGACCCTGGACGAGATCGCGTTGCACATCGCCCTCAAGGGCGTCGACTTCGAGGTCCTCGACCCGCCGGAGCTGGGCGACCACCTCCGCGCCCTGGCCGCCCGCCTCACCCGCGCCGCCGACCGCACCCCGCCACCCCCGTGA
- a CDS encoding ATP-binding protein, whose protein sequence is MGTNGSTMLEPLRQGLPPLDPAAVSNAASCALPARYEAVREARRFTGRTLGQWDVGDRFDDVRLVVSELVTNALRHGLSSDDVPHVPDRQHPPVRLHLMRWTGRLVCAVRDPSHDSPLPQESEDFSAESGRGLFLVDSFADSWGWQPLSGSLGGKVVWALFRLRTPAE, encoded by the coding sequence ATGGGGACGAATGGATCGACCATGCTCGAGCCGTTACGGCAGGGCCTTCCGCCGCTGGATCCCGCGGCCGTGTCCAACGCCGCCTCCTGCGCGCTGCCCGCCCGCTACGAAGCGGTGCGCGAGGCACGCCGGTTCACCGGGCGAACCCTCGGCCAGTGGGACGTGGGCGACCGGTTCGACGACGTCCGTCTGGTCGTCTCGGAGCTGGTGACCAACGCGCTGAGACACGGTCTGTCCTCCGACGACGTTCCGCACGTGCCGGACCGGCAACACCCTCCCGTGCGCCTGCACCTGATGCGCTGGACCGGGCGGCTGGTCTGCGCGGTGCGCGACCCCAGCCACGACAGTCCCCTGCCGCAGGAGAGCGAGGACTTCTCCGCGGAGTCCGGTCGCGGGCTGTTCCTCGTGGACTCGTTCGCCGACAGCTGGGGCTGGCAGCCGCTCTCCGGCAGCCTGGGCGGCAAGGTGGTCTGGGCGCTGTTCCGGCTGCGCACCCCTGCCGAGTGA
- a CDS encoding helix-turn-helix transcriptional regulator, translating to MLLGSQLRRLREARGVTREAAGYSIRASESKISRMELGRVSFKTRDVEDLLTLYGITDDAERHALVGLAREANVAGWWHSYSDVLPNWFPTYVGLEGAAALIRVYEVQFVHGLLQTEAYAHAVVSRGMRGASAADIDRRVALRLERQKYLVAENAPDLHIVLDEAALRRPYGDREVMRGQLQHLIDVSERPNVRLQVMPFSFGGHAGESGAFTILSFPESDLSDVVYLEQLTSALYLDKREDVAQYELALKELQQDSPGPDASRDLLRGLIQLS from the coding sequence ATGCTGCTCGGCTCGCAACTACGGCGGCTGCGTGAGGCCCGCGGCGTCACGCGCGAGGCGGCGGGATACTCGATCAGGGCGTCGGAGTCGAAGATCAGCCGGATGGAACTGGGCCGGGTGAGCTTCAAGACCCGTGACGTGGAAGACCTGCTGACGCTGTACGGCATCACGGACGACGCCGAGCGTCACGCGCTCGTCGGCCTCGCCCGTGAGGCCAACGTGGCCGGCTGGTGGCACAGCTACTCGGACGTGCTGCCCAACTGGTTCCCCACCTACGTCGGCCTGGAGGGCGCGGCCGCCCTGATCCGCGTGTACGAGGTGCAGTTCGTGCACGGTCTGCTGCAGACCGAGGCGTACGCGCACGCCGTCGTCAGCCGCGGCATGCGGGGCGCGAGCGCCGCCGACATCGACCGGCGCGTGGCCCTGCGTCTGGAACGCCAGAAGTACCTCGTCGCCGAGAACGCCCCCGACCTGCACATCGTCCTCGACGAGGCCGCGCTGCGCCGGCCGTACGGCGACCGTGAGGTGATGCGCGGGCAGCTCCAGCATCTGATCGACGTCTCCGAGCGGCCCAACGTCCGGTTGCAGGTGATGCCGTTCAGCTTCGGCGGGCACGCCGGCGAGTCCGGGGCCTTCACCATCCTGAGCTTCCCCGAGTCCGATCTGTCGGACGTGGTCTACCTGGAGCAGCTCACCAGCGCCCTCTACCTGGACAAGCGCGAGGACGTCGCCCAGTACGAACTCGCCCTGAAGGAACTGCAGCAGGACAGCCCCGGACCGGACGCGAGCCGGGACCTGCTCCGTGGCCTGATCCAGCTCTCCTGA